The following is a genomic window from Branchiostoma lanceolatum isolate klBraLanc5 chromosome 10, klBraLanc5.hap2, whole genome shotgun sequence.
GGTATTACGTACAACTCTGCCCATTGTCTTGACTCCGTGCCGACTGGTTTCGtaaaagaaactaaaaaaatCTACATCAACCACCTCCGCTCCCCTACGCTCCTGGAGTGGTCCTTCCCAAACATCTCCGACCTCCAACATCTGTGGATCCAGAGGTCAAACGTTTCCTCGATCTGGCCTGGGGCCTTTAGGGGCCTGTCGTTCCTTCGTGAACTCCACCTTGAGGACAACCGAATCTCCAGTCTAGGTACGTTGGATACCCAAGTGAGGTGTCCATCTTTTACCTGTGAGTAAGGAAAGTTGTGTCAAGTGCCTCTCCTAAGGTCacaacacaatgtcatgtcaggGGAtacaaacccaggacctctgggttctaggccaaacaccctaaccgttatgcCAACATGATGCTACACTGATACAACAATAAATATCTGATTCTAATTTTGCCTTTGATGATAATTCTGTTGGTATGACATGTAAGTGTTTCTTGTCGTCTTAAAGTTTCTAAATATCACGCTCTATTTCCTTTCTCCTCAGAACCTGATGCTTTCTTTGGGCTCGAGACACTAGCAAATCTGTTCCTTGACAAGAATGCCATCTCTGCTGTGTCGCAGTACGCGTTCCGTGCCTTGCATAACCTCACCATGCTGTCTCTGACCCACAACCGACTGAGTTCTCTGCCCGTCAACGCACTTCTGCAGCCTACAGCGCTGACCATGGCCGACCTGCGAAACAACTCTATCACCACGATTGACAGCGACGTCACACGCTTCAAGCAAAACCTGCGGTTTAGGATAGAGGATAACGTGCTGCGATGCGACGGGAACCTAACATGGTTCATCTGCAACCTGCCGCACCTGACACAGATTTCCAACCGCGACAATCTGACGTGCGCATCCCCTGGTGACGTCCGAGGGACCGCACTTAGCGCCATGAGGAAGGATGTCTGCCCAACCACACCCGCCACACTCCCCCCCTCGACTGAAAACAGATCGAGGATTGAGTCTGTAAACCAGGACACAAGCAATGCGTCCACCACAACCCAGTACAACGAGACCATTCCTGCTGAGGACGGCAGCGAGCGGTCAGCCGCTAAGGACGACAAGCCAGTCTCTCAGCAAACTACCGAGATGGACCATGTCATCATTCTTCCCGGGGGAGACCCGATCACCAACAGGAATGAGCACAGCACCTACATACTGGCGATGACCAGTGCCGCTGCTGTGCCACTCCTCTTCGTGCTGGCCTCAGTCAGCGTCCTCTTCATCTACAAACGCTGGCGTGAGGCGAGTTTGGCCGATCACAACGAACCAACAAGAAGGGATGATGAACCTACATCCGCAGAAACCGACGGAAGCCAGAAAATTGAGCCGTATGCAGTGACATATGCGGAGGGGAGACAAGCATCGGACGACTCAGCAGACAGAGAACCCAACCCAGCTGCCCAAAACCAGACATCAGGAGATGACGATACCATCCAGCCATATGCTGAGGCCTTCGATGAAGACGAAGGACCAAAGATCAAGCCTTACGCAGTGGCCTACAAGGAAGACCCAGGGCAACATGACGACATAAAGATCCCCCTGTATGCTGTCCACTGTCTCGACACACCACAAAATGCAGAGGAAGATTCTGCACCACCGGAAAACATCACCGGCCAACAGGCGGCAATCCCGGAAGAACCAGTTGCCCAATCAGAAAACCAGCCACTGCCGAAAGATGGCATCAAGCCAACCGATGGAAAAGGTCCCTACGGAATGGAGGAGGAAAACAAGATTCCAAGCGTGAGCAGGATCTATGGGAATGGATCTCAGCCAGCTGGTTCAGAAGATCACAGCACATCTCATGTCCTAtacaacccagctcatggacagcacgagagtaaggacagcacacctcatgtcctgtacaacccagctcatggacagcacgagagtaaggacagcacacTTCATGTCCTGTACAGCCCAACTCATGGACAGCACgagagtaaggacagcacacctcatgtcctgtacaacccagctcatggacagcacgagagtaaggacagcacatctcatgtcctgtacaacccagctcatggacagccttAGAGcaaggacagcacatctcatgtcctgtacaacacagctcatggacagcctgagagtaAGGACAGAACAACccatgtcctgtacaacccagctcatggacagtcCAAGtagtaaggacagcacatctcacaTCCTGCACACAATCCATGGCCAGCTCATGGATAGCCCGAGAGAAAGGAAAATCATAGCACATTTCATGTCCCGCacaacccagctcatggacagccttAAGCTtagagtaaggacagcacatctcatgtcctgtacaacccagctcatggacagaAGTGACAGCAATCACAGcaaggacagcacatctcatgtcctgtacaacccagctcatggacagaAGTGACAGCAATCAcagtaaggacagcacatctcgTGTCCTGCATAaacagctcatggacagcccaAGTAGTAAAGACAGTACAACCCATGccctgtacaacccagctcatggacagcccaAGTAGTAAAGACAGCACAACACATGTCCTGTACAACACAGCTCATGGACAGTAAAAGTAGTAAGGACAGCACAACCCATGccctgtacaacccagctcatggacagcccaAGTAGTAAAGACAGCACAACacatgtcctgtacaacccagctcgTGGATAGTAAAAGTAGTAAGGACAGCACAACccatgtcctgtacaacccagctcatggacagtAAAAGTAGTAAGGGTAGCACAACCCATGTCCTGTATGTACAAGCCAGCTCATGCATGGACCATGAGCTTGAGTATAAAGACAGCACAACTCAAACATGTATTTTTAATGTAATTTCAGTGAGTAACATACAATATGTTTTTAATGTAATTTCAGCGTGCCAATATTAATTGTAGTAATCTAATTTCAAGGTAGTTTTAgtgtaccatgtacatgtacatgtgttttcaaTGTAATTTCAgtgtgccatgtacatgtacattaattttttGTAAATTCAATCTCATTTCAGTGAGCAAAGTACATGGGTTTTTAAGTGTAATCTTAGAGAGCAACATGGCTGTTAAGTTACAAAGTAAATgtgtcaaatgtacatgtagaatgtcAGATCTTCTGAGGGAAGGCTTTATGATTGATGGCTGAAAATGAGTTAATTATTAATTTTAATGTCAGAAGAACCCTAAAATGTTATACAGCAACACAGATGGGGTTTAGATGATACATTGTAACAAGGATGAAAGGAACCACTGCACTTGAGTAGAATCCTAGTCAGCAATTAAAGTATCTTCAATTCATGAAATACAATAACGACTAACTCTTCAATGAGTCCTTAGAGAATCTATTTAGGTGCATGACTTATTTTGTATAATAATCATATTGTATGAAGTTCACACTTAAGTTTTCATTCTCTCAAACTTTATCATTACATCCTATTGGCATTTTGGAAAACAGCTTGATTATAGAATTTAGGAAAccgaaaaacaaaatgacagtgtATACAAACAAGAAATTCTTTAAAATGGCTGGCaactagcctctgttgcagactccttcctaGTGCTTAAAATTTTTTCAAGTTACCATTCTCCTAttatgctatggtcataatATAATGAgtgatacatatagaatacaacacagggtattctgtatcaccagAGGTACCcacccgaccgcgggtcgggctgggaccgaggtcgggacccgcggtcgggctgggaccaagggtgatgcggaatacaacgtgttgtactttgtttatgtcataccttggtcatacccacctgagaaaacacacatttcaatgaggaatgcgccagaggttgagggagttttgtgtcctcgaacataaaactgtaacaacattgattctaacctccgaatctggtattcgaatttccgacggcggtgCAACCATTGCGCTCGACATGCATTCCATgcaagcctgtgtgataacactcccgaaaccctatgtgatccggatagttatcacactgtccggaacacccatatcaggcccaggtatgacataatattAGATAACTCTTGTTTACATATAAATGTCTGAGGTCCAGTCTTACCTCCCACTCTAGCGTCCGGTGCCACGCCCACCCCGCACAGACTGTTGTTAGCAAGGGCTGTGGCCACGCCTGCCACCTTCGTACCGTGTCTGGGGTAGGAACAAAGGACACAAAATCAGCCTATAAGAGACATACTGGAAATAATACTGATTTAAGTTGAGAACAAATGGTGGATTGATTTCTTGAAGTTGGATGGACTGGGCAGTGATTTGATGTTAGGTGTTCCTGGTTGGCACAGTGGAGAAAGATCCACTTTCAAACAACAATCCTTTGCAATTCAAGTCTCTTGAAACAAAAAGGCAGGCCTGTGACATGTGGCATGAGAACATGAAAACCTCATCAGCAGTGGAAACAATAAGATGCTCACCCTGTGGAATCAGCAGGATGTGACGGGTCCCTGTCTCCATCCACCACATCTGTGCTCAGGGCTGCATCCTAACAACAACAGGGAAACATAAAGGTCAACTATGCAAACACACATCTGAGAGCAACTTTTGGTATAATATTAATCAAAACTAGTGTGAAGCTTTAACTGTTTCCTGTCTACTAATAAGAATACAGAATCTGAACATGATAATACTGCAATAATAATTAAtgtgcattgtacatgtgtattcaaGTTGACAATAAGACGTAAGTAAATACCCTCAGTGAGGCCCAGGGATACCAAGACGGAGATGGGTTCCGTCCTAAACACCTAGCCTTATGGCGCGGGaggactttttaaaaaaaataactgtGGATGAAATCTCTAAAGAGTCATCAATTTCcaacagcatccactgtctttcatcggTGACTGAGTCTAATCTTCATTGACGTAACTTGTTGCACTGAGACTACCAAAAAGTCTTAATTTGACTGTTGCAACATAATTAAGCGATACACAATGTAGGTACATGGCAGTGACCTACATAGTTGAGGTCAGGGTGGTTGGTCTGAAGCCCATCGTCCACCACAGCTACGTTGACGCCCTGTCCCGTATAACCTCTCAACCAGGCACCCGATATGTGCATGTCCAAACCTGAGCAGTGGTTCTGCGAACATAAATGTCATGTGTAAATTAGATAATTGATTAGTTACATCTAATCTTACAACTGCTTCATGAATCAATGAATCTAACATACCTTAAAAGAATGTACGATACTATAGGCCTTTCTGTACGAAGTATGTTCTCCTTATTAACAGTTGAACAATCAGTGCAAAAATTGCGCCGATTTATTTTCCCTTCTGGGAAAATTTGCCTAATTTTAAACCAGTGAACCCTTTATTCTTTGATCTTGGATCTGACGGCCattttcggatggtgacgtaaagcaggcggccccgtgtatgagggagcttcaggtatAAGCCTcaagcctcaaacctctgcacgtaaaagaacccaacacatttatcgagaagagtaggggtgacccggtgtgcttggccaaaaacgcgagccgtagcaaagccacattgcactaccactatatatacatgtagctacatgtacttaagaaagcatcatgcttcacctcaaataaggatgccttgaaacaagaaaaaacgaaTGTACAATGTTGTTTACCATGTACCACTCCTGTTTGGGCCAGTCAGGATCGTTGAGACACACATCAAGGGTAACCCTCTCTGACCTGTCGACCCTTGACCTGGCGACCCCTGACCTGGcgaccctctccttccacaccTGCTGCACCACCCATCTCACCTGTGTGTCAGGTGGAGAAAAAAGGTGTTAAAAATGCTTTTGACTTTAACAtatatatctaaaaaaaatatgaaatacatgtatctaaaatctAAGCCTAAAACACTATTTCTGAGACTGACCCTGAGCCTTAAGATCTATGTTGGTGGGATTTTGAATATTGCAATTATTACTAACATATCAATATTGCACAAACATAATCTAGACTTTAGTCTTCAGCCTTTTCTATTGTTCTTCACACTGTGCTTTAGGGGACTGAAAATCACatgcagttttaaaaaaacatctaCTTACTGAGTTTTCCTGAAGGAGCCCGTGGTGCTTCTCATGGCTAGCACTTGTGGAACGTCTTGAGACATGGCTGTGTCTTAACAGATGGTAGTCTCCGAATATCTACCAGAGAGGAAAAAAGTTTCGTCTTCTTAATTGTGTATCTCATCACATTTAGCTATGAAAACTATACAGAGTTAATGTAGAACATCGGACAGACAAAAGATTTGAGACAAGGTGAAATGTATTTACCCAGTACCAGACTGTTTTTGTTGCAAATAATTTTATTTTGTCTATTGGTTTTGCTGAGACACAGGTAGTAATAATGCCAGGCTTGCACAACATAGTAGATAATTATTGTCATTGACTAAGTTGTTAAGTTTAGacccttttttttcagataaaGACAACAAATACAACAGGGAACCGTTCAAGCAAAGATAACAACATAGATGTTGTCAGTTTAGTGTGTtagagggcaacttgtaaaggcaCTTATGCCCATGTTATTCCCTCCCTTTCACTGTcataaattcaaataaaacaataaaccaaGACTGAGTCAGTACCCTGCCTCCcacatttatttttgtggcatCATAACCTTACCTTTCCCCCGTATGTGAAGCCGTGTTTGTTGGCTAGTCTGATGGCCTCCTCCTGCCCCCCCTCCACCTCTACAGCCCACTCATTACTGTACAGGGGGTCACGGCAGGTCACGGCCACAGCCAACACTAGCAGCACCGCAACGGCCCATAGTCTGGTCATTCTGGAATAAAACATGGAACAttagtagcctcctttgcaggcttcctagaacggcggcgtatatatttggggagggggggtgacgcaggttcttacacgggccaagattctctaatgccggcaagtgAGTTTTGCtgccgttctaggaagcctgcgaaggaggctaaagaCTTATGTCTAATCTACCATGAAGATTatgtaatactacatgtaactatatCTATCTTTCCCAAACAGGTACTAGTACTAACTAAGATTGTTTTGTTGATTAAACCTGGTGAGATAGCAAAACAACTTGACACATTTACGAATTCACAAGTTCTGTTAGAGCATTGAACCATTTCATTCAAGTCTTGGGGATAAAATGGAACTCAAACATCACATGCAAAAACACCTTACCTTAGAATATTCCTAAAGTGGATTACAAAGCTTACAATTACAATGTATCAGGAAAATAGGAAATCTTTTCTTCCGCAGCAGGGcgttagctacatgtagatggttcTGGCTGTTACTTTGCTTTGCTTACGTAAAGAGCAAACAGAGAATTAATCATTAAACAAGCCTTTGCAGTCCTTGTTAGTTGTTACCGAGGAATAACATTGGTACATTATGAACATGCGTAGACTTTTGTAAGAAAACGTTTACCTACCCACAACAGGTGTTGGCCTACTAGTATATGGATTGTCAGTGTTGTCACTGGGAAAAATACAGACAAAGCTCTATAACAATCAGCTGGTGACATGTAGCAGTTTAAATTTTATCAAGGATCCAAGCTTTAGTTCTAAGACATTTGTGGTATGATCGCAGCCTTCTTGTCTCGTCAAAGACGAGAAATTTGCTTCCTTCTCTCCAAATTCACCTGCGTGCGTGACCGGCCCAGGCAGTGCTCTTGTGGGAATCATTAGTCTTTTCTTCTGAACACAGGAAATGTGAACCACGAATTCTGGGAAGTCCCTTTCACTTTATCAACAGTTTATTGCCCACGAAACAACTTGCCCTATTGAACGAACCCGTTCCCCCGCCCATATCCGTCAAACGTACAAAGGCCAAAACAAAGACATGAGAATCCAAAGAATTTGATCGAGGTTGAGCCGCtctcttattggttgaactgctggTTTGACAGACAGCAGTGAGGCAGTCACGGATCTTTGTTGTTAAACATGCaaattttgaacttgaagtaagaTCAAATTACAAGGATACTTTGTACACAATTCAACAGGCTGAGTAGCACAGATACAATTTGAAAGCGAATACAGTATGCAGTTTAAAAGAAAGCTGGTAGGGGGCAAGCATTATGTAGTCAAGGctaaaacaaaaaatcataGAAAGAAATTCAGAACGTTTAGATGCAGTTTgtttttggtatttttttcCTGAATGTTCCTCCAAAACACAGGTGTGACATACAGGTGATTTACTCTTAGTCTTACACAGTTATACCATAAGTCAGAACTCCTTTGGATTTTTGTTGACAGATGttaaacaacagcaacaacacaaCCTTTATACACTTTCATCACCGTCTCTTCTAAACACTTTCTACTTCCGGGTTAATAAAAATTTATTTAATATTATGACCGAAGGGACACACACATGCTTTAACATCACTCTTGCCTTTTCCCTTGGACTAAAACTACTTATATTTGCTGCCTGTAGAGTCTGTACCTTTGTCTTGCAATACGGCAGCCCCCGCATTGGTGGCGTTTCTGCGTGGCTGTTATTTGGAGGTGAAACGTTAATCAGTGATAAAAACACGTCCATGTGTTTACCTGCAGTATCTGCACTTCCTGCCACGCCTACTTAACAGGATATTCCATCCACCTAAATGGGGAAGTAGACTTTGATATAAATACTAAAGCCTTTAAAAGTCTCAATGATAttaattatttttttcatatacatgaatatatcgcttctgcattttcttgttagagaTATTACGGGAGAAGCTCTGTATATCAGATTTTAATGTAAGGTACCACCCCGTAAAACATTGACTTAGTCTGGACTTTTAGCCAATGAAACTTTGTCTCTTATAAGAACTCCCGCCAATTTACCCAGATAGAAAGCTCTCTCTGGTTGGTCGGTCGGAAAGAGTTGCGCAGTTCCGATGCGCAGTAACCGAGTTTTACATGCTGTTCGAAAATGGCGCCTTCTGCGAACGATTTTGCGAAGTGAATCTCGTTTCAGGCCGTTTTTAGACAGTTCCGTTTAACAAAAGTAAATATAAGGTAGGTGCAACATACAAGTGTACCGTACTGTTTCTTTCAAGCCACAAACATTTGTTGATCCGTCAAGAAATCTGTCCTTATTTTGGAAAAAGTTtgtccccccctccccactccgcCAAACACGGTGCCTCATTATGTTCATCTTGTCAAAAGATTTAACTTTATTAATTAATATTAAATGttagtctaaccttcatcaagttgattattattttttgtgtAGTTGATTTCAGGCCATGGATGGTTTCTGCTCAGGTTTTTTTTCATAGATCATTTTTATATTAGATTAAATTTGTGTAGCTGTTTCTAAATACAGTTTACCTAGGCCTGCAAAATATAAATGGATATGAATATCATAACTTATGGCTCCAAACTTGATGAAATTAAGTTATACTTCATCTTCGTCTTATATTACTCCGATATAACACCACCAGGGTAGTATGATATAGCTTGCAACGTTTTGAAACATTGTGTGGAAACTTAATGGGATTGTCTCATTTATGTATCTTTAACCCATACCTGACTTACTCTAATGTTTATGTAACACATTCAACACTTTACATAATCAAGATTTGACTCATACTTAGTAGGACAtactaatctccaggcagatgtagGGTCTGGCTCTTCAAGGAAAAATGTTCACCGTAAGAAACAGAAGAGATGTTCCTGTTCTTTCTGGCAAATTTGAGCTCATTTCAtcaaaatgaacctgctatgatactaAAGGCGTTCCTTCTGAACCCCCCCATACAAATTGCTTCATAATCATATTAACCCATTTTGAATCCAGTCACAAACCACATTCCCAGCAGACTCCAAGATGGTGAAACAGGTCCAGTCCCCGAGCTCCACCTCCAGACTTGTGCCGTACTCACACTGTAGAGTGCAAAATCATACCTGTTGTTTCATTAACGACTCAATGAGTTGTTTCATTAACGAGTTGTTTCATGTTTCGCAGAGAGGTCCAAGATGGTGAAACAGGTGCAGTCCCCGAGCTCCACCTCCAGACTTGTGCCGTACTCCCCTGCTACTGTGGAGTGTACAATCATACCTGTTGTTTCATTAACGAGTTGTTTCATTATCATGTTTCGCAGAGAGGTCCAAGATGGTGAAACAGGTCCAGTCCCCGAGCTCCACCTCCAGACTTGTACAGTTCTCCCcggctacatgtactgtagagtGTACAATCATACCTGTTGTTTCATTAGCGAGCTGTCTCATTAACGAGTTGTTTCATTATCATGTTTCGCAGAGAGGTCCAAGATGGTGAAACAGGTCCAGTCCCCGAGCTCTACCTCCAGACTTGTGCCGTACTCCCCGGCTACTGTGGAGAGTACAATCATACCTGTTGTTTCACTAACGACTTGTTTCATTAACATGTTTCTGTCCCATTCCCAGCAGACTACAAGATGGTGAAACAGGTGCAGTCCCCCAGCTCGACCTCCAGACTTGTGCCGTTCTCCCCGGCTACATGTACTGTGGAGTGTACAATCATACCTGTTGTTTCATTAACAGGCTGATTCATTAACATGTTTCTGTCACATTCCCCTGGAGGTCCATTGGACCAAGATGGTGAAACAGGTCCAGTCCCCCAGCTCTACCTCCAGACTAGTGCCGTACTCACACTGTAGAGTGTACAATCATACCTGTTGTTTCATTAAAGAGCTGTTTCATTAACGAGTTGTTTCATTATCATGTTTTGCAGAGAGGTCCAAGATGGTGAAACAGGTCCAGTCCCCGAGCTCCACCTCCAGACTTGTGCCGTACTCCCCGGCTACTGTGGAGAGTACAATCATACCTGTTGTTTCACTAACGACTTGTTTCATTAACATGTTTCTGTCCCATTCCCAGCAGACTCCAAGATGGTGAAACAGGTGCAGTCCCCGAGCTCTACCTCCAGACTTGTGCCGTACTCCCCGGCTACTGTGGAGAGTACAATCATACCTGTTGTTTCACTAACGACTTGTTTCATTAACATGTTTCTGTCCCATTCCCAGCAGACTCCAAGATGGTGAAACAGGTCCAGTCCCCGAGCTCTACCTCCAGACTTGTGCCGTACTCCCCGGCTACTGTGGAGAGTACAATCATACCTGTTGTTTCACTAACGACTTGTTTCATTAACATGTTTCTGTCCCATTCCCAGCAGACTCCAAGATGGTGAAACAGGTGCAGTCCCCGAGCTCTACCTCCAGACTTGTGCCGTACTCCCCGGCTACTGTGGAGTGTACAATCATACCTGTTGTTTCACTAACGACTTGTTTCATTAACATGTTTCTGTCCCATTCCCAGCAGACTCCAAGATGGTGAAACAGGTCCAGTCCCCGAGCTCTACCTCCAGACTTGTGCCGTACTCCCCGGCTACTGTGGAGAGTACAATCATACCTGTTGTTTCACTAACGACTTGTTTCATTAACATGTTTCTGTCCCATTCCCAGCAGACTCCAAGATGGTGAAACAGGTGCAGTCCCCGAGCTCTACCTCCAGACTTGTGCCGTACTCCCCGGCTACTGTGGAGAGTACAATCATACCTGTTGTTTCACTAACGACTTGTTTCATTAACATGTTTCTGTCCCATTCCCAGCAGACTCCAAGATGGTGAAACAGGTCCAGTCCCCCAGCTCTACCTCCAGACTTCTGCCGTACCCACACTGTAGAGTGTACAATCATACCTGTTGTTTCATTAACGAGTTGTTTCATTGACGAGTTGTTTCATTAACGAGCTGATTCATTAACGTGTTTCTGTCACATTCCCCTGGAGGTCGAAGATGGTGCAACAGGTGCAGTCCCCCAGCTCTACCTCCAGACTTGTGCCGTACTCACACTGTGGAGTGTACAATCATACCTGTTGTTTCATTAACGAGTTGTTTCATTGACGAGTTGTTTCATTAACGAGCTGATTCATTAACGTGTTTCTGTCACATTCCCCTGGAGGTCGAAGATGGTGCAACAGGTGCAGTCCCCCAGCTCTACCTCCAGACTTGTGCCGTACTCACACTGTGGAGTGTACAATCATACCTGTTGTTTCACTAACAAGTTGTTTCATTAACATGTTTCTGTCCCATTCCCAGCAGACTCCAAGATGGTGAAACAGGTCCAGTCCCCGAGCTCGACCTCCAGACTTGTGCCGTACTCCCCCGCTACTGTGGAGTGTCTGGAGTTAGGGGCAGCCCGGGGGGACGAGGG
Proteins encoded in this region:
- the LOC136443778 gene encoding uncharacterized protein: MVKQVQSPSSTSRLVPYSPATVETDYKMVKQVQSPSSTSRLVPFSPATSDSKMVKQVQSPSSTSRLVPYSPATVETDSKMVKQVQSPSSTSRLVPYSPATVETDSKMVKQVQSPSSTSRLVPYSPATVESDSKMVKQVQSPSSTSRLVPYSPATVETDSKMVKQVQSPSSTSRLVPYSPATVETDSKMVKQVQSPSSTSRLLPYPHCRVYNHTCCFINELFH